A window from Caldisericia bacterium encodes these proteins:
- a CDS encoding FtsW/RodA/SpoVE family cell cycle protein has translation MRKNPDLLLILMVVVLYIFGILWQFSASSVDFLKYGEFTSFKRYLIHVAISISALILFIIVPLKTIKKFAKPLFIISLLLLVLVYIPGLSLRSDYRRWIIIGSFSFQPSELFKLALIIYSSYVLSSEYFIWKKWRYLFPLILYSGIGILLIVFEKDLSTGALTYLILLSMLYIGTWNKKHFLVPLSVSLLFPVMVKLNRSWWERIIYTLQPFKYNTDKSYQIAQSLIAIGSGGIFGRGYMMGKQKFDYIPYVSKDFIFSLICEESGLTGGLIIIILILGILIRGYRVSVKAKDPFIKFLSFGITTHIVLQSFVVIGVNIGLLPVTGLPFPFLSYGGTALLINGIEMGLLINTSRGIS, from the coding sequence GTGAGAAAAAATCCTGATCTTCTTTTGATCCTAATGGTAGTTGTGCTTTACATATTCGGAATCCTCTGGCAGTTCTCTGCCTCATCTGTGGATTTTTTAAAGTATGGAGAATTCACCTCCTTTAAGAGATACCTCATTCATGTAGCAATATCAATATCTGCTCTGATTCTATTTATTATAGTTCCATTGAAAACCATAAAGAAATTCGCAAAACCTCTATTTATAATTTCCCTTTTACTTCTTGTTCTTGTCTATATACCCGGTCTTTCCTTAAGAAGTGATTACAGAAGATGGATTATTATAGGGAGTTTCTCCTTCCAGCCATCAGAACTATTTAAACTTGCGTTAATAATTTATTCCTCCTATGTTCTATCCAGTGAATACTTTATATGGAAAAAATGGAGATACCTCTTTCCCCTGATACTCTACTCAGGGATAGGAATACTTCTAATAGTTTTTGAAAAAGATCTTAGCACAGGTGCATTAACCTATCTAATATTACTCTCAATGCTCTACATAGGAACATGGAATAAGAAACATTTTCTTGTTCCCTTGAGTGTTTCATTACTATTTCCTGTTATGGTTAAACTAAACAGATCTTGGTGGGAAAGAATAATATACACTCTTCAACCCTTCAAATACAACACAGATAAAAGCTATCAAATAGCACAATCACTTATAGCTATAGGTTCGGGAGGTATCTTTGGAAGAGGATACATGATGGGAAAACAGAAATTTGATTATATCCCTTATGTATCCAAGGATTTTATATTCTCACTCATATGCGAAGAGTCAGGTCTCACAGGAGGGTTAATAATTATAATACTTATATTGGGTATCCTTATAAGAGGTTACAGGGTATCGGTAAAAGCAAAGGATCCCTTTATCAAATTTCTATCCTTTGGAATCACTACCCACATAGTTTTACAATCCTTTGTGGTTATAGGGGTAAACATAGGCCTTCTTCCAGTAACAGGTCTCCCATTTCCATTCTTAAGTTATGGAGGTACTGCACTACTGATAAATGGAATAGAGATGGGACTACTTATAAACACATCAAGGGGGATATCATGA